The DNA region CAATGATCCAGCCCCGCTCGGGGAAGCCCTCCTTCTTGAAGCCGCGCCAGCCGGCGGGGGTGCGGCCATCGAACAGGAGCCGCCATCCCGCGGCTTTTTCCACGGGAGAAAGGGTGTTGTGGGCGGGTTCCGGGGCGGCGGAATCGGACGCGCGCGGAGAGGCGGTGGCCAGCAAGGCCACGGCGAGAGACAGGGCGAGGCGTCGGGTCATGGCGGGGTATCGTGCGTGGGTTCGGGTCCCCGGCCAATTTCATTCTGGGGGTCGTGATCCTGGCTCTAGGGAATCAGGCGTGTTGCATCGGGATGCAGCATGGCAAAGGCCTTGTCGAAGGTGGCCACCCGCGCGCCCCGACGTCTGGCCAGTTCGGCCAACCAGGCATCGGTGACCTGCCTGGCGCCCTGGAGGTGTGCATGGGCCACTTCAGGATAACCGAAACTGTCGGGCCAGAATGTGTGGGCTGGGTGGGCACAGAGCTGGCGAAGGGTCTCCCAGGCGGCGGCGGCCGAGCCATCCTCCGCAGCCTGCATGTGCACGCGAAGCAACGTCCCTTGGGTGA from Verrucomicrobiia bacterium includes:
- a CDS encoding PIN domain-containing protein codes for the protein MIWLPDGNALISLVLQSHSHHDRARAWFRDEVRGFATCVITQGTLLRVHMQAAEDGSAAAAWETLRQLCAHPAHTFWPDSFGYPEVAHAHLQGARQVTDAWLAELARRRGARVATFDKAFAMLHPDATRLIP